A genomic region of Microlunatus sagamiharensis contains the following coding sequences:
- a CDS encoding carbohydrate ABC transporter permease, whose amino-acid sequence MATTESSTPVSTAGQLVGLEAAGPQRSATRTPPQRAGGAGVGRRVATVVLWVLLVGFALLFLYPLVWLLAASLKPRGEVFDNKLIPDTVLWSNYVEVFDRLPLASWAVNSVAIAIIAALLVTFSSSLVAFGFAYFRFPGRKVLFGLVLATMMLPGAVTMVPQYLIWLKLGLVGTWVPLFGANLFGSAFYIFLQRQFFLGLPRELFEAARVDGASYFGLFRRIALPLSVPSLIIIFLFEFQASWNNLQAALIYLNAGSVEGFTVPLGISYAMTQFSPSAGGQGDYQYVMVASLLVTLPMLALFTFGQRYFVEGVATQGRKG is encoded by the coding sequence ATGGCGACGACGGAGTCCTCCACCCCGGTGAGCACGGCCGGGCAGCTCGTCGGCCTCGAGGCCGCGGGCCCGCAGCGCAGCGCGACCCGGACCCCGCCCCAGCGCGCGGGCGGCGCGGGCGTCGGCCGCCGCGTCGCGACGGTCGTCCTGTGGGTCCTGCTCGTCGGCTTCGCGCTGCTGTTCCTCTACCCGCTGGTGTGGCTCCTCGCCGCCAGCCTCAAGCCGCGCGGGGAGGTCTTCGACAACAAGCTGATCCCGGACACCGTGCTCTGGAGCAACTACGTCGAGGTCTTCGACCGCCTGCCGCTGGCCAGCTGGGCGGTCAACAGCGTGGCGATCGCGATCATCGCGGCGCTGCTCGTCACCTTCTCGAGCTCGCTGGTCGCCTTCGGCTTCGCGTACTTCCGCTTCCCGGGGCGCAAGGTGCTCTTCGGGCTCGTGCTCGCGACGATGATGCTGCCCGGCGCGGTGACGATGGTCCCGCAGTACCTGATCTGGCTGAAGCTCGGCCTGGTCGGCACCTGGGTGCCGCTCTTCGGCGCGAACCTCTTCGGCTCGGCGTTCTACATCTTCCTGCAGCGGCAGTTCTTCCTCGGGCTGCCGCGCGAGCTGTTCGAGGCGGCCCGGGTCGACGGCGCCAGCTACTTCGGGCTGTTCCGGCGCATCGCGCTGCCGCTGTCGGTCCCGTCGCTGATCATCATCTTCCTGTTCGAGTTCCAGGCGAGCTGGAACAACCTCCAGGCGGCGCTGATCTACCTCAACGCGGGCTCGGTCGAGGGCTTCACCGTGCCGCTCGGCATCTCGTACGCCATGACCCAGTTCAGCCCCTCGGCCGGCGGCCAGGGCGACTACCAGTACGTGATGGTCGCGTCGCTGCTCGTCACCCTGCCGATGCTTGCCCTGTTCACCTTCGGCCAGCGCTACTTCGTCGAGGGCGTCGCGACCCAGGGGCGCAAGGGCTGA
- a CDS encoding DUF6458 family protein: protein MGLGTGIALLVVGGILAFGVKDSFSGVDLTAIGYICMAGGVLAIILTLVLQSQRQRSSHTTVVERRDLRGPGEPPVV, encoded by the coding sequence ATGGGACTCGGAACGGGCATCGCGCTGCTGGTCGTCGGCGGCATCCTGGCCTTCGGCGTGAAGGACAGCTTCAGCGGCGTCGACCTGACCGCCATCGGCTACATCTGCATGGCCGGCGGCGTCCTCGCCATCATCCTGACCCTGGTCCTGCAGTCGCAGCGTCAGCGCTCCAGCCACACGACCGTGGTCGAGCGCCGCGACCTGCGCGGCCCGGGCGAGCCCCCGGTCGTCTGA
- a CDS encoding HAD-IA family hydrolase — MAREHARVVVFDLGEVLASPGRLLADLAERAGLDEPTLATAYWAHRDAHDRGNDADTYWRAVLAAAGRADDPEDETVRRALAETDARVWSTIRPDARATLAALHDAGVRVAILSNAPHPMARASRAADWGRWVDDWFFSAELGLAKPDAAIYAAVTSALGVPGERVVFFDDRQVNVDAALRAGWDAYLWTSAAGVQETLHRLGLLPG, encoded by the coding sequence GTGGCGAGGGAGCACGCGCGCGTCGTCGTCTTCGACCTCGGCGAGGTCCTCGCCTCCCCCGGCCGGCTGCTCGCCGACCTGGCCGAGCGGGCCGGGCTCGACGAGCCGACGCTGGCGACGGCCTACTGGGCGCACCGTGACGCGCACGACCGCGGGAACGACGCCGACACCTACTGGCGCGCGGTGCTCGCCGCGGCCGGGCGGGCGGACGACCCGGAGGACGAGACCGTGCGCCGCGCGCTGGCCGAGACCGACGCACGGGTCTGGTCGACCATCAGGCCCGACGCCCGCGCCACCCTGGCCGCGCTGCACGACGCCGGCGTCCGGGTCGCGATCCTGTCCAACGCCCCGCACCCCATGGCCCGGGCGTCCCGTGCCGCCGACTGGGGACGCTGGGTCGACGACTGGTTCTTCTCCGCCGAGCTCGGTCTCGCCAAGCCCGACGCCGCGATCTACGCCGCCGTCACCTCGGCCCTCGGCGTGCCCGGCGAGCGCGTCGTCTTCTTCGACGACCGCCAGGTGAACGTCGACGCCGCGCTCCGGGCCGGCTGGGACGCGTACCTGTGGACCTCGGCAGCCGGGGTGCAGGAGACGCTGCACCGGCTCGGCCTGCTGCCCGGCTGA
- a CDS encoding carbohydrate ABC transporter permease, translated as MAELTRTRPGVTAAPVEDPPPRRRRTAARREALAGYAFISPWIVGFCVFTLGAMVYSLVISFSRYNLATNRAKPVGLKNYRLLVEDPSVVRSLGNTLFFAVMAVPLEIVFALLLAVLLNRVGRGAGLFRTLYYLPKMTPSVATASVFLLLLNGNTGAINRFLAIFGIEGPQWLLEPAWVKPSIVLMTLWGVSGTMVIFLAALKNVPRELYEVAALDGAGPVARFRNITLPMISGAVFFNVIVLTIAALQVFDSAYLLFWRDQQQASPEASLFYGVYLYIQAFRQFNFGFASAMAWLLFVIIMVISIVQVRVGNRYVYYEGDR; from the coding sequence ATGGCCGAGCTGACCCGTACGAGACCGGGCGTGACCGCGGCGCCGGTCGAGGACCCACCACCCCGCCGCCGCCGGACGGCCGCCCGCCGGGAGGCGCTGGCCGGCTACGCCTTCATCTCCCCGTGGATCGTCGGCTTCTGCGTCTTCACCCTCGGCGCGATGGTCTACAGCCTCGTCATCTCCTTCAGCCGCTACAACCTGGCGACCAACCGGGCCAAGCCGGTCGGGCTGAAGAACTACCGGCTGCTGGTCGAGGACCCGTCGGTCGTGCGCTCGCTGGGCAACACGCTCTTCTTCGCGGTGATGGCCGTGCCCCTGGAGATCGTCTTCGCCCTGCTGCTCGCGGTCCTGCTGAACCGCGTCGGACGCGGCGCGGGACTCTTCCGCACGCTCTACTACCTGCCGAAGATGACGCCGTCGGTCGCCACCGCGTCGGTGTTCCTGCTGCTCCTCAACGGCAACACTGGCGCCATCAACCGCTTCCTGGCGATCTTCGGCATCGAGGGGCCGCAGTGGCTCCTCGAGCCCGCCTGGGTCAAGCCGTCGATCGTGCTGATGACCCTGTGGGGCGTCAGCGGGACCATGGTCATCTTCCTCGCCGCGCTGAAGAACGTGCCGCGCGAGCTCTACGAGGTCGCGGCGCTGGACGGTGCCGGCCCGGTCGCGCGGTTCCGGAACATCACCCTGCCGATGATCTCCGGCGCGGTGTTCTTCAACGTGATCGTCCTGACCATCGCCGCGCTGCAGGTCTTCGACTCCGCGTACCTGCTCTTCTGGCGCGACCAGCAGCAGGCCTCGCCCGAGGCGTCGCTCTTCTACGGCGTCTACCTCTACATCCAGGCGTTCCGGCAGTTCAACTTCGGCTTCGCCTCCGCGATGGCCTGGCTGCTGTTCGTGATCATCATGGTGATCAGCATCGTGCAGGTGCGCGTCGGCAACCGCTACGTCTACTACGAGGGGGACCGCTGA
- a CDS encoding LssY C-terminal domain-containing protein → MSVAALHDAAAPVHHRLPARVLRRLDGVFFAFAGVAAVWLAYLLLRLGIRPGWPLLLLLPFWLVVTYLTLPRIHRILTFIYVPGYFIGRTRTSDGLLGDPVNLALRGSEAEVHAAMTAAGWTRADELSLRTGLHIVSTTLRRCSYTAAPVSPLHLFDRQQDFAYQQQVEGSPSKRHHVRFWRCPEGWFLPGGVAVDWLAAGTYDRSVGLSLFTLQVTHKIAADTDVERDFVVAGLTTAVPGVHVEVIRHFSSGFHARNGGGDRIETDGDLPVVEVGESPDPPEAAAAGPTDSRDRRPSQTVFGGVVALARSVLFALAAVAVFVAPQTLLRLTAQDPDLLEVLAQEVVSVLVALLLALLGLVELALGLATLAGRNWARVWLMGSAVLTTLLAFGSRTGATTRSGLLGLPATATAVLLLLALSSHRARDFAARGRPRAARTDGVHELDPGTRPGVLDGTGPRAGRR, encoded by the coding sequence ATGAGCGTGGCCGCCCTCCATGACGCGGCAGCACCGGTCCACCACCGGCTGCCGGCGCGGGTGCTGCGCCGCCTCGACGGGGTGTTCTTCGCCTTCGCCGGGGTCGCCGCCGTGTGGCTGGCCTACCTGCTCCTGCGCCTCGGGATCCGACCCGGGTGGCCGCTGCTGCTGCTCCTGCCCTTCTGGCTCGTGGTCACCTACCTCACGCTCCCCCGCATCCACCGGATCCTGACCTTCATCTACGTCCCCGGCTACTTCATCGGGCGTACGCGCACCAGCGACGGCCTCCTCGGCGACCCGGTCAACCTGGCGCTGCGCGGCAGCGAGGCCGAGGTGCACGCGGCGATGACGGCGGCGGGCTGGACGCGGGCCGACGAGCTGTCGCTGCGCACCGGGCTCCACATCGTCTCGACGACGTTGCGCCGGTGCAGCTACACCGCCGCACCGGTCAGCCCGCTGCACCTGTTCGACCGCCAGCAGGACTTCGCCTACCAGCAGCAGGTCGAGGGCAGCCCGTCCAAGCGGCACCACGTCCGCTTCTGGCGCTGCCCCGAGGGCTGGTTCCTCCCCGGCGGCGTCGCCGTCGACTGGCTCGCGGCCGGCACGTACGACCGCAGCGTCGGGCTGTCGCTGTTCACGCTCCAGGTCACCCACAAGATCGCCGCCGACACCGACGTGGAGCGCGACTTCGTCGTCGCGGGTCTCACCACGGCCGTCCCGGGCGTCCACGTCGAGGTGATCCGGCACTTCTCCTCGGGCTTCCACGCCCGCAACGGCGGCGGCGACCGCATCGAGACCGACGGCGACCTCCCCGTCGTCGAGGTCGGCGAGTCGCCCGACCCTCCGGAGGCCGCGGCCGCCGGGCCGACGGACAGCCGGGACCGCCGGCCCAGCCAGACCGTGTTCGGCGGCGTGGTCGCGCTCGCGCGGAGCGTGCTCTTCGCGCTGGCCGCCGTCGCCGTCTTCGTGGCCCCGCAGACGCTGCTGCGGCTGACCGCGCAGGACCCCGACCTGCTCGAGGTGCTGGCGCAGGAGGTCGTGTCCGTGCTGGTCGCCCTCCTCCTCGCCCTGCTCGGCCTGGTCGAGCTGGCGCTCGGGCTCGCGACCCTGGCCGGGCGCAACTGGGCACGCGTCTGGCTGATGGGCTCGGCGGTGCTGACCACGCTCCTCGCCTTCGGCTCGCGCACCGGCGCCACGACCCGCTCCGGCCTGCTCGGGCTGCCCGCGACCGCGACCGCCGTGCTGCTGCTCCTGGCGCTCTCGAGCCACCGCGCCCGCGACTTCGCGGCGCGCGGCCGACCCCGCGCGGCACGCACCGACGGCGTGCACGAGCTCGACCCCGGGACACGACCGGGGGTCCTCGACGGAACGGGCCCGCGCGCCGGTCGCCGCTGA
- a CDS encoding ABC transporter substrate-binding protein, which translates to MTSRPGKTNARRRTLLAALALTLGALPLAACGGGSDDAGSAEDAQFTKDVSGELSVWGFNNADDVGKARLASAQQQIGDVKINLDETGFDSQKFTTRAASKTLPDVVQMDRQYVATYAAQDLIVPLDSCFSLYGVDPSSYWYPAVVKDVTYKDKVWAAPQFFQPSAIMLNQRVLDQAGLTAADFDTSKTDALLATAKKLTVTEGGNPTRLGFDPVAEGQISAWVLGFGGQVMDDAGVPTLDNPNNARAIAYLKQLYDAQGGYAKAKSFGDAFDTFGKNNQFVKDQVGAQIDAQWYVNVLSPYTKDVDISATPFKDQTGQPLSVSGGTSFVIPAGAKNMNAACAYVVDLTNEANWTAAAEARAATLAGKPGSINTGLFTGSPSVDKTLREKFVKSSGNKGFDETIATYYEVVGAAKSQGSSPAGQAIQSELRNALSAVLLGQKSPEQALTDAQAAAKRAYDQFGG; encoded by the coding sequence ATGACGTCTCGACCAGGCAAGACCAACGCCCGCCGGCGCACGCTGCTGGCGGCGCTCGCGCTCACCCTCGGCGCCCTGCCGCTCGCCGCGTGCGGCGGCGGCAGCGACGACGCGGGGTCGGCCGAGGACGCCCAGTTCACCAAGGACGTGAGCGGCGAGCTGAGCGTGTGGGGCTTCAACAACGCCGACGACGTCGGCAAGGCGCGCCTCGCCAGCGCCCAGCAGCAGATCGGCGACGTCAAGATCAACCTCGACGAGACCGGCTTCGACTCGCAGAAGTTCACGACGCGCGCGGCGAGCAAGACCCTGCCCGACGTCGTGCAGATGGACCGTCAGTACGTCGCCACGTACGCGGCGCAGGACCTGATCGTCCCGCTCGACTCCTGCTTCAGCCTCTACGGCGTCGACCCGTCGTCGTACTGGTACCCGGCGGTCGTCAAGGACGTGACCTACAAGGACAAGGTCTGGGCCGCGCCGCAGTTCTTCCAGCCCTCGGCGATCATGCTCAACCAGCGCGTGCTGGACCAGGCCGGGCTGACCGCCGCCGACTTCGACACCTCGAAGACCGACGCGCTCCTGGCGACGGCCAAGAAGCTCACCGTCACCGAGGGCGGCAACCCGACCCGGCTCGGCTTCGACCCGGTCGCCGAGGGCCAGATCTCGGCGTGGGTGCTCGGCTTCGGGGGCCAGGTCATGGACGACGCCGGCGTGCCGACGCTCGACAACCCGAACAACGCGCGCGCCATCGCGTACCTCAAGCAGCTCTACGACGCGCAGGGCGGCTACGCCAAGGCGAAGAGCTTCGGGGACGCCTTCGACACCTTCGGCAAGAACAACCAGTTCGTGAAGGACCAGGTCGGCGCGCAGATCGACGCGCAGTGGTACGTGAACGTGCTGAGCCCGTACACCAAGGACGTCGACATCTCGGCGACGCCCTTCAAGGACCAGACCGGGCAGCCGCTGTCGGTCTCCGGCGGCACCTCCTTCGTGATCCCGGCCGGGGCGAAGAACATGAACGCCGCCTGCGCCTACGTGGTCGACCTGACCAACGAGGCGAACTGGACGGCGGCGGCCGAGGCGCGGGCCGCCACGCTGGCCGGCAAGCCGGGCTCGATCAACACGGGCCTCTTCACGGGCTCGCCGAGCGTGGACAAGACGCTGCGCGAGAAGTTCGTGAAGTCGAGCGGCAACAAGGGCTTCGACGAGACCATCGCGACCTACTACGAGGTGGTCGGCGCCGCGAAGTCGCAGGGCTCCTCGCCTGCGGGCCAGGCGATCCAGAGCGAGCTGCGCAACGCGCTCAGCGCCGTGCTGCTCGGGCAGAAGTCGCCGGAGCAGGCCCTCACCGACGCCCAGGCCGCGGCCAAGCGCGCGTACGACCAGTTCGGCGGCTGA
- a CDS encoding apiosidase-like domain-containing protein: protein MPLAPRAAQWQEVELTLEGPDAANPYVEVEAWADLVHEDGSSVRRPVFWDGGRTYRVRFASTRPAGRWRWIVHSASAEHRFAPSAGELEAAPPENGSAHPGLRHGFATIAPGARAMTYADGTPGFMVVDTAWAMPFRATPAEVETYAADRAAKHFTTVFLMAVQPDRGARGPRARGVEQGFDVAFEDLPDGHLNHLVPAYWRCFDEISAILLAHGLTPALAPVFHGFGWKGLDAAGPAVEPGEYARFCRYLVARYGARPVVFLVAADGTGEEQGVEAGGREIEAWDAYAHPVGLHHRPHSLNRAHQDAAWLDFQSCQTGHDGDHAPDRLATMWAQRPVRAVMNGEPTYEHGGRRGKAAGWWQGHEAWSNVCAGGLLGVAYGAGSLWQWRTSPTEEGHAPFFLAEGAGWREALDFEGGRYVGLVGHVLRGIPLHDAHPCWDVVLRSRGLMVPGRCFVSYAEHGGDWVFLDADGRVPGRYWLVDPTTGEVVGSGVRPGNGGVVPGEPERPMVLICADEPPAVASVG, encoded by the coding sequence GTGCCTCTCGCACCCCGGGCGGCGCAGTGGCAGGAGGTCGAGCTCACGCTCGAGGGCCCGGACGCGGCGAACCCGTACGTCGAGGTCGAGGCGTGGGCCGACCTCGTGCACGAGGACGGCTCGAGCGTCCGTCGCCCGGTGTTCTGGGACGGCGGGCGGACCTACCGGGTGCGCTTCGCCTCGACACGGCCCGCGGGTCGCTGGCGCTGGATCGTGCACTCGGCGTCGGCGGAGCACCGCTTCGCGCCGTCCGCCGGCGAGCTCGAGGCCGCGCCTCCCGAGAACGGGAGCGCGCACCCGGGTCTGCGGCACGGGTTCGCGACGATCGCGCCCGGGGCACGGGCGATGACGTACGCCGACGGCACGCCGGGCTTCATGGTGGTCGACACCGCCTGGGCGATGCCGTTCCGCGCGACGCCGGCCGAGGTGGAGACGTACGCCGCGGACCGAGCCGCCAAGCACTTCACCACCGTCTTCCTGATGGCGGTGCAGCCCGACCGCGGGGCCCGCGGGCCCCGGGCCCGCGGTGTCGAGCAGGGCTTCGACGTGGCGTTCGAGGACCTGCCCGACGGCCACCTGAACCACCTCGTCCCGGCCTACTGGCGCTGCTTCGACGAGATCAGCGCGATCCTCCTCGCGCACGGGCTGACCCCGGCCCTCGCGCCGGTGTTCCACGGCTTCGGGTGGAAGGGCCTTGACGCGGCCGGTCCGGCGGTCGAGCCGGGGGAGTACGCCCGCTTCTGCCGCTACCTCGTCGCCCGCTACGGCGCGCGGCCGGTGGTCTTCCTCGTCGCCGCCGACGGGACCGGTGAGGAGCAGGGCGTCGAGGCCGGCGGTCGCGAGATCGAGGCCTGGGACGCGTACGCCCACCCCGTCGGCCTCCACCACCGCCCGCACTCGCTGAACCGCGCGCACCAGGACGCGGCCTGGCTCGACTTCCAGTCCTGCCAGACCGGGCACGACGGCGACCACGCCCCCGACCGGCTCGCGACCATGTGGGCGCAGCGGCCGGTGAGGGCGGTCATGAACGGCGAGCCCACCTACGAGCACGGCGGACGACGGGGCAAGGCCGCGGGCTGGTGGCAGGGCCACGAGGCGTGGTCCAACGTGTGCGCCGGCGGGCTGCTGGGGGTCGCGTACGGCGCGGGCAGCCTGTGGCAGTGGCGCACCTCGCCGACCGAGGAGGGCCACGCGCCGTTCTTCCTCGCCGAGGGGGCCGGCTGGCGGGAGGCGCTCGACTTCGAGGGCGGCCGGTACGTCGGCCTGGTCGGCCACGTCCTGCGCGGGATCCCGCTGCACGACGCCCACCCCTGCTGGGACGTCGTGCTGCGCAGCCGGGGGCTGATGGTGCCCGGCCGGTGCTTCGTCTCCTACGCCGAGCACGGCGGGGACTGGGTCTTCCTCGACGCCGACGGGCGGGTCCCCGGGCGCTACTGGCTCGTCGACCCGACGACGGGCGAGGTCGTCGGGTCGGGCGTGCGCCCGGGCAACGGCGGCGTGGTCCCCGGCGAGCCGGAGCGGCCGATGGTGCTGATCTGCGCGGACGAGCCGCCGGCCGTCGCCTCCGTCGGGTGA
- a CDS encoding ABC transporter substrate-binding protein, which produces MSYVPTRRRLLALGGGVAASALLLAACGGGGSSSAGSSGGTGGSASGSIVVGTTDKITSLDPAGSYDNGSFAVMNQVYPFLLNTPYGSPDVQPDIATSAEFTSPTEYTVKLKPGLKWANGHDLTSSDVKFTFDRDVKIADPNGPSSLLSNLDSVSTPDATTVVFKLKAANDQTFAQVLSSPAGPIVDEEVFSPDAVTPDKTIVDGKAFAGQYTIASYDVNNLIQYKAYEGYQGLLGPAKTGTVNVKYYADASNMKLEVSNNSIDVAFRSLSANDIADLRTNDKVKVVDGPGGEIRYMVFNFDTMPYGAKTSDADNAKSLAVRQAVADLVDRSALSDQVYKGTYTPLFSQVPKGLTGANEAYKELYGDGNGAPSVDKAKQALSDAGVSTPVDLKLQYNTDHYGPGSTDEYGLIKTQLESSGLFKVDLQSTEYVQYSKDRVKDAYPVYQLGWFPDYSDADNYLTPFFSKNNFVANHYDSAPVQKLIGEQLVETDKTKRADLIGQIQTAEAKDISTLPLLQGSQVAVVGSNVSGADQTLDASFKFRYAALSKS; this is translated from the coding sequence ATGTCCTACGTCCCCACCCGACGACGTCTGCTCGCCCTCGGCGGCGGCGTCGCCGCCTCCGCGCTCCTCCTGGCCGCCTGCGGAGGTGGCGGGAGCAGCAGCGCCGGCAGCTCCGGCGGGACCGGTGGCTCCGCCAGCGGCTCCATCGTCGTCGGCACCACCGACAAGATCACCTCGCTCGACCCGGCCGGCTCGTACGACAACGGCTCCTTCGCGGTGATGAACCAGGTCTACCCGTTCCTGCTGAACACCCCGTACGGCAGCCCGGACGTCCAGCCCGACATCGCCACGTCGGCCGAGTTCACCTCGCCGACGGAGTACACGGTCAAGCTCAAGCCGGGCCTGAAGTGGGCCAACGGCCACGACCTCACCTCCTCGGACGTGAAGTTCACCTTCGACCGCGACGTCAAGATCGCCGACCCGAACGGGCCGTCCTCGCTCCTGTCGAACCTCGACAGCGTCAGCACGCCGGACGCGACCACCGTGGTCTTCAAGCTCAAGGCCGCCAACGACCAGACCTTCGCGCAGGTCCTCTCCTCGCCCGCCGGCCCGATCGTCGACGAGGAGGTCTTCTCGCCCGACGCGGTGACCCCGGACAAGACGATCGTCGACGGCAAGGCCTTCGCCGGGCAGTACACGATCGCCAGCTACGACGTGAACAACCTCATCCAGTACAAGGCGTACGAGGGCTACCAGGGCCTGCTCGGTCCGGCCAAGACCGGCACGGTCAACGTCAAGTACTACGCCGACGCCTCGAACATGAAGCTCGAGGTCAGCAACAACTCGATCGACGTCGCCTTCCGCAGCCTCTCGGCGAACGACATCGCCGACCTGCGCACCAACGACAAGGTCAAGGTCGTCGACGGGCCCGGCGGCGAGATCCGCTACATGGTCTTCAACTTCGACACCATGCCGTACGGCGCGAAGACCTCCGACGCGGACAACGCCAAGTCGCTGGCCGTGCGCCAGGCGGTCGCCGACCTCGTGGACCGCAGCGCGCTGTCCGACCAGGTCTACAAGGGCACCTACACGCCGCTCTTCTCGCAGGTCCCCAAGGGCCTGACCGGCGCCAACGAGGCGTACAAGGAGCTCTACGGCGACGGCAACGGCGCCCCGAGCGTCGACAAGGCCAAGCAGGCGCTCTCCGACGCCGGCGTGAGCACCCCGGTCGACCTCAAGCTGCAGTACAACACCGACCACTACGGCCCGGGCTCGACCGACGAGTACGGCCTGATCAAGACCCAGCTCGAGTCCTCGGGGCTGTTCAAGGTCGACCTGCAGTCCACCGAGTACGTGCAGTACTCCAAGGACCGCGTCAAGGACGCCTACCCCGTCTACCAGCTCGGCTGGTTCCCGGACTACTCCGACGCCGACAACTACCTGACGCCGTTCTTCTCCAAGAACAACTTCGTGGCCAACCACTACGACAGCGCGCCGGTGCAGAAGCTGATCGGGGAGCAGCTCGTCGAGACCGACAAGACCAAGCGGGCTGACCTCATCGGTCAGATCCAGACCGCCGAGGCGAAGGACATCTCGACGCTGCCGCTGCTGCAGGGCTCGCAGGTCGCGGTCGTCGGCTCGAACGTGAGCGGCGCGGACCAGACGCTCGACGCGTCGTTCAAGTTCCGCTACGCGGCGCTGTCGAAGAGCTGA
- a CDS encoding DMT family transporter, whose translation MVLAVVTALAAAFSFALGSALQQRVAGDSNPDEESHSSFFARLARRPSWLVGLLLSAVAFTLHAFALSRGDLALVQPVIVSGIVFAVVIRSALEHRLPDRSTLFWLIVTWAGLALFLAVRPGTADSPPKNGLGAALVGVGVGLVLLAMAAARRIQATQLRGALLAGASGVLFGLVAGLVKLVLARFGEGLTAAILSWPLWALVVTGLWAVLLNQRAYQATRLSVTTPVLNVAEVAVAITFGLLVLGENPGQSPPVVIGELVGLALVIVGVFKLALREESATSEPAPAVEAQAR comes from the coding sequence GTGGTGCTGGCGGTGGTCACGGCGCTGGCCGCGGCGTTCTCCTTCGCCCTCGGCTCGGCGCTGCAGCAGCGGGTCGCCGGGGACAGCAACCCCGACGAGGAGAGCCACAGCAGCTTCTTCGCCCGGCTCGCGCGGCGCCCCTCCTGGCTGGTCGGGCTGCTGCTGAGCGCGGTCGCGTTCACGCTGCACGCCTTCGCCCTCAGCCGGGGCGACCTCGCGCTGGTGCAGCCGGTCATCGTCAGCGGCATCGTCTTCGCCGTCGTCATCCGCTCCGCGCTGGAGCACCGCCTCCCCGACCGCTCCACGCTGTTCTGGCTGATCGTGACCTGGGCGGGGCTGGCGCTCTTCCTCGCCGTCCGGCCCGGGACCGCCGACTCCCCGCCGAAGAACGGCCTCGGCGCCGCCCTCGTCGGTGTCGGGGTCGGTCTGGTGCTCCTGGCGATGGCCGCCGCGCGCCGCATCCAGGCGACACAGCTGCGCGGTGCGCTCCTGGCCGGCGCCTCCGGCGTGCTCTTCGGCCTGGTCGCGGGGCTGGTCAAGCTCGTGCTCGCGCGGTTCGGCGAGGGGCTGACCGCCGCGATCCTCTCCTGGCCCCTGTGGGCGCTCGTGGTCACCGGGCTCTGGGCGGTCCTGCTCAACCAGCGGGCCTACCAGGCCACGCGGCTCTCGGTCACGACCCCGGTCCTGAACGTCGCCGAGGTGGCGGTCGCGATCACCTTCGGGCTGCTGGTGCTGGGCGAGAACCCCGGTCAGAGCCCGCCCGTCGTCATCGGTGAGCTCGTCGGCCTCGCGCTGGTCATCGTCGGGGTGTTCAAGCTGGCCCTGCGCGAGGAGTCCGCCACCTCGGAGCCGGCGCCGGCCGTCGAGGCGCAGGCGCGCTGA